ACTATTAGACAATTGGCGCATTTGGTTAATCGTGCCAGCAATTTCTTGTGTCGATAATGCAGTACGTTCCGCCAATTTTCTGACTTCATCTGCGACCACCGCAAACCCGCGCCCCTGCTCACCCGCCCTTGCCGCTTCAATGGCTGCATTTAATGCGAGTAGGTTGGTTTGGTCAGCCACTTCTTTAATCACGGCCAAGACGGCACCAATTTGGTTGCTTTGTTGATCGAGCAACTTTACCGTTTCATCGGTATTTTTTACCGTGGCAGAAATTCGGCGAATATCGTCAATCGTACTCCCAATAATTTGCGCCCCTGCAATGGCTAATTGGCCTGAAGTTTTCGCCAACCCTTGTGATTGATGAGACTGATCGGCCACTAGCTGAATACTCACGGCCATTTGCTCCGTCGTCGCGGCCACATTTTCTGTTGCATCACTTTGGGTATCCGATGCTTGGGCGAGTTGTTGCGCATTCGCCGTCATCTGATTTGCACTATTTGCCACTTCCTGAGAACTAGCCAACAGCACTTGCAGGTTTTGCTGCATACGATCAAGCAACTCATTTAAACCATGAATCGTTTTTCCGACCTCATCTTCCGTCGTTACTTTAGCTCGCTTCGTAAAGTCCAAAGTCGAACTCACCTCATGGACGGTTTGATATAGCGTATTTAGCCCACTACGAATCGTTAGGTATAGTTTAAACCCCATCCACGCAGAAAGAATCAACCCAGCCAGCGCCCCCCAGATAATGACTTGACGTCCAATCACCTCTGCTTTTTTTGCTGAATCCGCATTTTGCAAACCAAGCGCATTACTATGGCTAACCTG
The Leeia speluncae genome window above contains:
- a CDS encoding methyl-accepting chemotaxis protein — protein: MKIASKTLVAFAVALASVLVVGVAGILQMRSIGKELDTAFNDTLPSLSILQNAKAEAVKVNAAMIKFVLTTDLSSKDSYEAEMKAADANVTKFLKTYQEKYLSDEQDKKLLSVSLATFAGYQQSLKEAIEVSNSGDLAAAEKLMKNVLAPKAKQLEDNLEAQVSHSNALGLQNADSAKKAEVIGRQVIIWGALAGLILSAWMGFKLYLTIRSGLNTLYQTVHEVSSTLDFTKRAKVTTEDEVGKTIHGLNELLDRMQQNLQVLLASSQEVANSANQMTANAQQLAQASDTQSDATENVAATTEQMAVSIQLVADQSHQSQGLAKTSGQLAIAGAQIIGSTIDDIRRISATVKNTDETVKLLDQQSNQIGAVLAVIKEVADQTNLLALNAAIEAARAGEQGRGFAVVADEVRKLAERTALSTQEIAGTINQMRQLSNSARQQMELTLEEVNASVKRADEAGGAIEKIGEAAENTASNVEEIALAIHEQSSATSNIAVQIERITQMTEEASASAEAALATANRLDQLASEQMNILQKYKL